In a single window of the Gadus chalcogrammus isolate NIFS_2021 chromosome 20, NIFS_Gcha_1.0, whole genome shotgun sequence genome:
- the LOC130373544 gene encoding gamma-crystallin M2-like isoform X1, whose translation MDKEGEITFYEEKNFQGRSYECMSDCSDMSSNLSRCHSCRVESGCFMVYDRTNYMGNQYFMKRGEYSDYMSMMGMRDCIRSCRMIPMHRGQFRMKIYERENFGGQSNEMMDDCDNIQDRYRMSDCQSCHVMDGHWLMYEQPHYKGRMMYMRPGEYRSFRDMGMSGQRFMSMRRIMDSM comes from the exons ATGGATAAGGAAGGTGAG ATCACGTTCTACGAGGAGAAGAATTTCCAAGGTCGCTCCTATGAGTGCATGAGCGACTGCTCCGACATGTCCTCCAACCTGAGCAGGTGCCACTCCTGCAGGGTGGAGAGCGGCTGCTTCATGGTGTACGACCGCACCAACTACATGGGAAACCAGTACTTCATGAAGAGGGGAGAGTACTCCGACTATATGAGCATGATGGGCATGAGGGACTGCATCAGGTCCTGCCGCATGATCCCCATG CACAGAGGCCAGTTCAGGATGAAGATCTACGAGAGGGAGAACTTCGGTGGTCAGTCCAATGAGATGATGGACGACTGTGACAACATCCAGGATCGTTACCGCATGTCCGACTGCCAGTCCTGCCACGTGATGGACGGACACTGGCTGATGTACGAGCAGCCCCACTACAAGGGCAGGATGATGTACATGAGGCCCGGAGAGTACAGGAGCTTCAGGGATATGGGCATGAGTGGCCAGAGGTTCATGAGCATGAGGCGTATCATGGATTCCATGTAA
- the LOC130373544 gene encoding gamma-crystallin M2-like isoform X2 → MTMGKITFYEEKNFQGRSYECMSDCSDMSSNLSRCHSCRVESGCFMVYDRTNYMGNQYFMKRGEYSDYMSMMGMRDCIRSCRMIPMHRGQFRMKIYERENFGGQSNEMMDDCDNIQDRYRMSDCQSCHVMDGHWLMYEQPHYKGRMMYMRPGEYRSFRDMGMSGQRFMSMRRIMDSM, encoded by the exons ATGACCATGGGCAAG ATCACGTTCTACGAGGAGAAGAATTTCCAAGGTCGCTCCTATGAGTGCATGAGCGACTGCTCCGACATGTCCTCCAACCTGAGCAGGTGCCACTCCTGCAGGGTGGAGAGCGGCTGCTTCATGGTGTACGACCGCACCAACTACATGGGAAACCAGTACTTCATGAAGAGGGGAGAGTACTCCGACTATATGAGCATGATGGGCATGAGGGACTGCATCAGGTCCTGCCGCATGATCCCCATG CACAGAGGCCAGTTCAGGATGAAGATCTACGAGAGGGAGAACTTCGGTGGTCAGTCCAATGAGATGATGGACGACTGTGACAACATCCAGGATCGTTACCGCATGTCCGACTGCCAGTCCTGCCACGTGATGGACGGACACTGGCTGATGTACGAGCAGCCCCACTACAAGGGCAGGATGATGTACATGAGGCCCGGAGAGTACAGGAGCTTCAGGGATATGGGCATGAGTGGCCAGAGGTTCATGAGCATGAGGCGTATCATGGATTCCATGTAA
- the LOC130373780 gene encoding gamma-crystallin M1-like: MTTTDRNMMGKITFYEEKNFQGRSYECMSDCSDMSSHMSRCQSCRVESGCFMLYEKNNYMGQQFFMRGGEYNDMHRMQSMGMMFDNIRSCRMIPFHRGQFRMKIYERENFGGQSNEMMDDCDNIQDRYRMSDCQSCHVMDGHWLMYEQPQYRGRMMYMRPGEYRSFRDMGMSGQRFMSMRRITDMC; this comes from the exons ATGACCACCACTGACAGAAACATGATGGGCAAG ATCACCTTCTACGAGGAGAAGAACTTCCAGGGTCGCTCCTATGAGTGCATGAGCGACTGCTCCGACATGTCCTCCCACATGAGCAGGTGCCAGTCCTGCAGGGTGGAGAGCGGCTGCTTCATGCTCTATGAGAAGAACAACTACATGGGCCAGCAGTTCTTCATGAGGGGGGGAGAGTACAACGACATGCACCGCATGCAGAGCATGGGAATGATGTTTGACAACATCAGGTCCTGCAGAATGATCCCCTTT CACAGAGGCCAGTTCAGGATGAAGATCTACGAGAGGGAGAACTTTGGTGGTCAGTCTAATGAGATGATGGACGACTGTGACAACATCCAGGATCGTTACCGCATGTCTGACTGCCAGTCCTGCCACGTGATGGACGGACACTGGCTGATGTACGAGCAGCCCCAGTACAGAGGCAGGATGATGTACATGAGGCCCGGAGAGTACAGGAGCTTCAGGGATATGGGCATGAGCGGCCAGAGGTTCATGAGCATGAGGCGTATCACTGACATGTGTTAG
- the LOC130373781 gene encoding gamma-crystallin M1-like yields the protein MTTTGMNMGKITFYEEKNFQGRSYECMSDCSDMSSYMSRCQSCRVDSGCFMVYEKNNYMGQQFFMRRGEYNDMHRMQSMGMMFDNIRSCRMIPFHRGQFRMKIYERENFGGQSNEMMDDCDNIQERYRMSDCQSCNVMDGHWLMYEQPHYKGRMMYMRPGEYRSFRDMGMSGQRFMSMRRITDMC from the exons ATGACCACCACCGGCATGAACATGGGCAAG ATCACCTTCTACGAGGAGAAGAACTTCCAGGGTCGCTCCTATGAGTGCATGAGCGACTGCTCCGACATGTCCTCCTACATGAGCAGGTGCCAGTCCTGCAGGGTGGATAGCGGCTGCTTCATGGTCTACGAGAAGAACAACTACATGGGCCAGCAGTTCTtcatgaggaggggagagtacAACGACATGCACCGCATGCAGAGCATGGGAATGATGTTTGACAACATCAGGTCCTGCAGGATGATCCCCTTC CACAGAGGCCAGTTCAGGATGAAGATCTACGAGAGGGAGAACTTCGGTGGTCAGTCCAATGAGATGATGGACGACTGTGACAACATCCAGGAGCGTTACCGCATGTCCGACTGCCAGTCCTGCAACGTGATGGACGGCCACTGGCTGATGTACGAGCAGCCCCACTACAAGGGCAGGATGATGTACATGAGGCCCGGAGAGTACAGGAGCTTCAGGGATATGGGCATGAGTGGCCAGAGGTTCATGAGCATGAGGCGTATCACTGACATGTGTTAG
- the LOC130373522 gene encoding gamma-crystallin M3-like: MHGKIIFYEDKNFQGRSYESSSDCPDMTSYLSKCHSCRVESGCFMAYDRSNYMGNQYFMKRGEYSDYQRMNGFSDCIRSCRMIPMHRGAYRARIYEKENFGGQMHEMMDDCDNFQDRYRMSDCMSCNVMDGHWLMYEQPQYRGRMMYMRPGEYRNFKDMMGGQKFMSMRRITDMC, encoded by the exons ATGCACGGAAAG ATCATCTTCTACGAGGACAAGAACTTCCAGGGCCGCTCCTATGAGAGCAGCAGCGACTGTCCCGACATGACCTCCTACCTGAGCAAGTGTCACTCCTGCAGGGTGGAGAGCGGCTGCTTCATGGCCTACGACCGTTCCAACTACATGGGCAACCAGTACTTCATGAAGAGGGGAGAGTACTCCGACTACCAGCGCATGAATGGCTTCAGTGATTGCATCCGTTCCTGCCGTATGATCCCCATG CACAGGGGAGCCTACAGGGCCAGGATCTACGAGAAGGAGAACTTCGGTGGCCAGATGCACGAGATGATGGACGACTGTGACAACTTCCAGGATCGTTACCGCATGTCCGATTGTATGTCTTGCAACGTGATGGACGGCCACTGGCTGATGTACGAGCAGCCCCAGTACAGAGGCAGGATGATGTACATGAGGCCCGGAGAGTACAGGAACTTCAAGGATATGATGGGCGGACAGAAGTTCATGAGCATGAGGCGTATCACTGACATgtgttaa
- the LOC130373521 gene encoding gamma-crystallin M3-like isoform X1: protein MIIFYEDKNFQGRSYETSNDCSDMTSFLSKCHSCRVESGCFMVYDRSSYMGNQYFVRRGEYSDYQRMGMSDCIRSCRMIPMHRGQFRMKIYENENFGGQSNEMMDDCDNIQDRYRMSDCQSCNVMDGHWLMYEQPHYKGKMMYMRPGEYRSFSDMGMSGQRFMSMKRIMDSCY, encoded by the exons ATG ATTATCTTCTACGAGGACAAGAACTTCCAGGGCCGCTCCTATGAGACCAGCAATGACTGTTCCGACATGACCTCCTTCCTGAGCAAGTGCCACTCCTGCAGGGTGGAGAGCGGCTGCTTCATGGTCTACGACCGCTCCAGCTACATGGGAAACCAGTACTTTGTTAGAAGGGGCGAGTACTCTGACTACCAGCGTATGGGCATGAGCGATTGCATCAGGTCCTGCCGCATGATCCCCATG CACAGAGGCCAGTTCAGGATGAAGATCTACGAGAACGAGAACTTCGGTGGTCAGTCCAATGAGATGATGGACGACTGTGACAACATCCAGGATCGTTACCGCATGTCCGACTGCCAGTCCTGCAACGTGATGGACGGCCACTGGCTGATGTACGAGCAGCCCCATTACAAGGGCAAGATGATGTACATGAGGCCCGGAGAGTACAGGAGCTTCAGCGATATGGGCATGAGCGG
- the LOC130373521 gene encoding gamma-crystallin M3-like isoform X2: MTMGKIIFYEDKNFQGRSYETSNDCSDMTSFLSKCHSCRVESGCFMVYDRSSYMGNQYFVRRGEYSDYQRMGMSDCIRSCRMIPMHRGQFRMKIYENENFGGQSNEMMDDCDNIQDRYRMSDCQSCNVMDGHWLMYEQPHYKGKMMYMRPGEYRSFSDMGMSGQRFMSMKRIMDSCY, translated from the exons ATGACTATGGGCAAG ATTATCTTCTACGAGGACAAGAACTTCCAGGGCCGCTCCTATGAGACCAGCAATGACTGTTCCGACATGACCTCCTTCCTGAGCAAGTGCCACTCCTGCAGGGTGGAGAGCGGCTGCTTCATGGTCTACGACCGCTCCAGCTACATGGGAAACCAGTACTTTGTTAGAAGGGGCGAGTACTCTGACTACCAGCGTATGGGCATGAGCGATTGCATCAGGTCCTGCCGCATGATCCCCATG CACAGAGGCCAGTTCAGGATGAAGATCTACGAGAACGAGAACTTCGGTGGTCAGTCCAATGAGATGATGGACGACTGTGACAACATCCAGGATCGTTACCGCATGTCCGACTGCCAGTCCTGCAACGTGATGGACGGCCACTGGCTGATGTACGAGCAGCCCCATTACAAGGGCAAGATGATGTACATGAGGCCCGGAGAGTACAGGAGCTTCAGCGATATGGGCATGAGCGG